Proteins from a single region of Streptomyces glaucescens:
- the eccD gene encoding type VII secretion integral membrane protein EccD: MTASAPTGATGGAGTGAPSGAGTGFGFCRVTIVAPDSRIDVALPDDVSVADLYPEILRLSRQTSAEGAPVGYHLVRRDGTVLDGSRSFAAQRILDGELLTLRPFAESLPPAVFDDVSEAVATAVTEDRTLWSGTLTRAAGLVAGGILPALLAFVVWNSQLRHDMHSLQGVLAAVAGALLVTLACVRARVYDDRGSAVALGLGALPNIAVAGSGLLPLSEGQGIGRLQFLLACAAVLVAALVLTLVSPSGDGPFVAFVFASAIGLLTTFLAILTRLEPIETAAVCAPLAVCALAFLPGLSMRFARLPIGFEPPSPGRGYTDEETAPQEPVDRQRIAAQVRRGHELLVGLVGGCALVTVGASIVLGFSDNVWAQLLALATGVAMLMRAHLFRYTAQVGATLAAGLAALVFLGLGLALNPPNAYLRDALQGDTTGLDIRSVWLAAAIAATAALLTAIGLIAPRSGVTPFWGRFTEIAETFVLLTLVPLALAVFDVYASARSMAGN; this comes from the coding sequence ATGACGGCCTCCGCGCCGACCGGCGCGACCGGCGGAGCGGGCACCGGAGCCCCTTCCGGGGCGGGCACCGGCTTCGGATTCTGCCGGGTCACCATCGTGGCGCCCGACAGCCGCATCGACGTGGCCCTGCCCGACGACGTGTCGGTCGCCGACCTCTACCCGGAGATCCTGCGGCTGTCCCGGCAGACCTCCGCCGAGGGCGCCCCCGTCGGCTACCACCTCGTACGCCGGGACGGCACCGTCCTCGACGGCTCCCGGTCCTTCGCCGCCCAGCGCATCCTCGACGGCGAACTGCTGACGCTGCGTCCGTTCGCCGAGTCGCTGCCGCCCGCCGTCTTCGACGACGTCTCCGAGGCGGTGGCCACCGCGGTCACCGAGGACCGCACGCTGTGGAGCGGCACGCTCACCCGCGCCGCGGGCCTGGTCGCCGGCGGGATCCTGCCCGCGCTGCTCGCCTTCGTGGTCTGGAACTCCCAGCTCCGCCACGACATGCACAGCCTCCAGGGCGTCCTGGCCGCCGTCGCCGGCGCCCTCCTGGTCACCCTCGCCTGCGTCCGCGCGCGGGTCTACGACGACCGCGGCTCCGCGGTCGCCCTCGGCCTCGGCGCGCTGCCCAACATCGCCGTCGCGGGCTCCGGGCTGCTCCCGCTGTCGGAGGGACAGGGCATCGGGCGGCTCCAGTTCCTGCTCGCCTGCGCGGCCGTGCTCGTCGCCGCCCTGGTGCTCACGCTGGTGTCGCCCAGCGGCGACGGCCCGTTCGTGGCGTTCGTGTTCGCCTCCGCGATCGGCCTGCTCACCACCTTCCTCGCGATCCTCACGCGGCTGGAGCCCATCGAGACGGCCGCCGTCTGCGCGCCGCTCGCGGTCTGCGCCCTCGCCTTCCTGCCCGGCCTGTCCATGCGTTTCGCACGGCTGCCCATCGGCTTCGAGCCGCCCAGCCCCGGCCGCGGCTACACCGACGAGGAGACCGCCCCGCAGGAGCCCGTCGACCGGCAGCGCATCGCCGCCCAGGTCCGCCGCGGCCACGAACTGCTGGTCGGCCTCGTCGGCGGCTGCGCGCTCGTCACGGTCGGCGCGTCGATCGTCCTCGGCTTCTCCGACAACGTCTGGGCGCAGCTCCTCGCCCTGGCCACCGGCGTCGCCATGCTGATGCGGGCCCACCTGTTCCGCTACACCGCGCAGGTCGGCGCCACGCTCGCCGCCGGTCTCGCCGCGCTGGTCTTCCTCGGCCTCGGCCTCGCCCTGAACCCGCCGAACGCGTACCTGCGCGACGCCCTCCAGGGCGACACCACCGGCCTGGACATCCGCTCGGTCTGGCTCGCCGCCGCGATCGCCGCGACCGCCGCCCTGCTGACCGCGATCGGTCTGATCGCCCCGCGCAGCGGCGTCACGCCCTTCTGGGGCCGCTTCACCGAGATCGCCGAGACGTTCGTCCTGCTGACGCTGGTCCCGCTGGCACTCGCCGTGTTCGACGTGTACGCGTCCGCGCGGTCGATGGCCGGCAACTGA